CCTGGGTTGCCGTTTACCTTCCGCACAGGACTCAAGGTTCGTGTCGGCGGCGATTAATTGCGTACTACCTGTAAAGCAAAACCATCGTCTAACCTACGGAAGCGAGGGGTGACGATGGTTTATCGCTTGATGGCCGCAACAATACTGGCAGCAGCTACATTTGCGTTTGCGCAAGAGGGGCCGGTTGCGACGCAGTCGATCGTGACGGTCAATTCGAAGGCACCTCAGACGCTGACGTCGAAGAACCTGACGGTGAAGGTCAACCGGCATGACGCGCAGGTTGCAAACGTCGTGCAGATTCCTGCAAACGGTACACAGGTGGCACTGCTGATTGACGATGGTTTGCGGACTTCAGTGGGCCGGCAGCTTCCTGATCTGAAGCACTTCATCACTTCATTGCCCGCGGGAGTGGAAGTCTTTGTGGGATACATGCAGAACGGCCGCGTCGTTCCTGCACAGAACTTCACCACGGACCACGCGGCTGCGGCGGCGAACCTTCGTCTGCCGATGGGGGCTGCGGGGATGAGCGCCAGCCCTTACTTCTGTCTTTCGGATTTCGTGAAGAAATGGCCGGGAGGATCGAGTGCTGATGGTGCGATGCTGGCACCGAAGGCACGCTTCGTCATGATGCTGACAAGTGGCGTCGACCCCTATAACGGCAGCACAAGCATGATGAATCAGAACAGTCCATACGTGGAGGCTGCGATCTCCGATGCGCAACGCGCTGGTGTGCCCGTGTACTCGATCTACTACGGCGACACAGGCTTTCGCGGTGGCAATGCAAGCTTCAGCGGGCAAAGTTATCTGCTGAATGTCGCGCAATCAACCGGTGGCCAGGCTTACTACCAGGGAACTGGAAATCCAGTTTCGATTGCACCCTTCCTGAAACAATTTACCAAGGCTCTCTCTGAGAGCTATGTCGCTACCTTCGACGTATCGGGCAAGGGAAATTTGGTCGATCTCAAATTTGATACAACACTGCAGAACACGAAACTACAGACGCCGCAGATGGTGCGGCCAGGAACTCGGATCGTGGCGACAGGGAACTAGCTGAAGTCGATTCCCGCTGCGCGGTAGATCGATCGGATGTACTGCATATCCCGAAGTCCTTCTTCGCCTGGGGTGTTTGGCGTGCGGTTCTGGGCGATGCAGTCGCTGAAGTGGTCAATTTGCCTGACGAACTGCATCGGGTCGAGTTCTTGATTGGTCTCATCGATGTTGATAGCAGGCGCATCCGGCCTCTCTTTGTAAGTGGCCTTAAGATGCAGGCCCTGGTAGTTGAAGGAGCCGACCTCAAGCGTGCCCTTCGAACCAAAGACCTTGTACATGCCGGGCATGGATGCTCCATAGGTTGTTGCACAACTGGCCAGAGTGCCGGAAGGGAGGCGCATCGTCCAGACGAGGTTCTCTTCGACGCCATCAAAGCGACCATCGTGGTCGGGTGTGCTGGCAACAGCGGTGAACTGATCCGGCTCTTCGCCGGTGAGATAGCGCACTGCATTCAGTGAGTAGATGCCGACATCCATCAGCGGGCCGCCGCCACCCAGCGCGTGGGTGGAGCGCCACTCGCCTCGCGCGATGTTGAAGCCGTTGACGCTACTGATGGCCTCGACCCTTCCAAGGGTTCCGTCGCGGATCAGCTTGATCGCTTTGAGGTTGATGGGTTCGTAGTGCAGGCGGTAAGCGATCATCAGCTTGACGTTGGCCGCCTTGCATGCGGCGATCATCTCCTCAGCCTCGGGCACGGAGACACTCATCGGCTTTTCACACAAAACATGCTTGCCTGTTTTCGCCGAGCGAACCGTGTATTCGGCGTGCATGCTGTTGGGCAGGCAGACGATGACGGCGTCGATGGCTTTGTTATCGCGGATACGCTCCAGCTCTTCGTAGCTATAGATGGAGGTCTTCGGGACGCCGTATTGCGCGGCGATCCTCTCGGCCTTATCGCGATGACCGCTCACGAGTGCAACAACCTGCGATGACGAGCCCTGCGCGATTCCTCGCATGTGGTGATCGGCAATGCGGCCCAGGCCGATGACGCAGTAGCCGATCTTCTTCTGAGTGGACTGACCGTAGAACGAGAACGGTGAGAGTGCATGGGCTGCAATGCCAAGTGCTCCGAGCTTCGAAAACTCTCTTCGTGAGATCGCCATGGGTGGGCCACTCCGTTTAGGCTGGAATTCTTTTGGGGATAAGAATAAAACAGAATGCCGCCAAACGTTCAATGGATTAGCTGGAGGGCGGTTTGGATGGAGACGATGAAGTGGATACCAGGAATCCGGAGCTTGTGCAGATCTTCATCGTTGGTCACGAACAGTTCAACTCCATAAGCAGCTGCGCATGCCAGTTGGATGGCATCGGGTGGCTTCACTCGGTGAGAGGCGCGGATGCTGGAATAAATGTCTGCGGCTCTTTCATCGAGAGGGACGATGGTCGCAACCTGTGTGATGGCCGATTTATATTGTTGCGCCAGAGGCTCGTGGTTATGGCGGCGCGGACCGGTCATGACTTCGCCAAGCGTCATTGTCGAAGTCACAAGATCGGAACCGGAAACCAGCATTTTTTGCCGCAACGAGCTTACTGGAGTACGGAATTGAGAATGCGCATCAAGTAGGTAGATGAAGAGATTGGTGTCCCAGAAAACGTGAGTCACTCCCACCCCTCCCGCAACTCGCGGACGTAGCGGTCGGCGTCGCCGAAGGTCCATGTGCCGGCGAGGGCAAGGATAGGGTCGAGCGAGAGATCGCCTGCGTTTTTGCTTTCCCAGGCGGCGTACCAGTCGAGGAGCTTGCGGTAGTCGGCAGAGAGGGAACTGGCTTCAGGCAGGCGACGCGCGCCGATGCGATGTGGGTCAACGGGGTCGCCACGGCGATAGAGGCGACGTAGCCCGTCAGGAGTCTCCATCAGCATGCAGAGCCGCGCGTTATTTGGCGGACGGTTCGCGACACAGTGCTGGTTAGCGTGCTGGTAGATGGTCATCGGTTGCCGCGAGGAAAGATGCTCAACTTCGACACGGTGAACGATCTCCTGAACGGAGAAGGCCTTTGTGCGGGGATGCTCACGGTGCAGGAGCGCCGTAGCGACCCAAACTGCGTCGGCGGCGGAGAGGTCAAGATGGAGCACGGCTTCCATCCATCTACCATATCATGTGCAGAATAGAATTTCATTGAATCTCGTGATATAGTCACGGAGAAGCCATGAATAAGTATCTGCCACTTTATCGCTGGCTTGCTGGTCAACCTGTCAACCTAACCGTGATCCCGATGGAATTCAAGCAAGTAGAACAAATCCTAAGTTGTCCTCTTCCTCCAACTGCGCGGAATCGAACTGCATGGTGGGCGAACAATCCACAAAGGCATGTTCAGGCAAACGCATGGCTTAGCGCAGGGTTCTCTACTGAAGATGTAAACCTGGCCGCTCAAACGGTGAACTTCGTTCGTAACTAAAGGAAAAGCCCCGGATTGCTCCGGGGCTTTTCCTTTGTGCTTGGTGGCTAGGGTTTTAGTACATGCCGTCCATGCCGCCGCCGTGGTTGTGGCCGCCGCCTGCGGGCTCCTTCTTCTCCGGGATCTCGGAGATCATGGCCTCGGTGGTGAGCATCAGGCCCGAGATCGACGCCGCGTTCTGCAGAGCAGTGCGGGTGACCTTGGTCGGGTCGATGACGCCGGCCTTGACCAGGTCCTCGTAGACGCCGGTTCCGGCGTTGTAGCCGAAGTTGTTCTCCTTCGACTCGTGGATCTTGCCGATGACGACCGCGCCCTCTTCGCCTGCGTTCGAGACGATCATGCGGAGCGGCTCTTCGATGGCGCGGCGAATGATCGAGGCACCGATCTTCTCGTCGCCTTCGAGACCCTTGATGACCTCGTCGACTGCGGACGACGCGCGAACCAGCGCCACGCCGCCGCCGGGGACGATGCCCTCTTCGACGGCCGCACGGGTTGCGTGCATTGCGTCTTCCACGCGGGCCTTCTTCTCCTTCATCTCGGTCTCGGTTGCAGCGCCGACCTTGATGACGGCGACTCCGCCGACCAGCTTGGCGAGGCGCTCCTGGAGCTTCTCGCGGTCGTAGTCGGAGGTGGTCTTGTCGATCTGCGCGCGAATCTCCTTCACGCGACCCTCGATCTCAGCGCCCTTGCCGCCGCCGTCGACGATGGTGGTGTTGTCCTTGTCGATGGTGACACGCTTGGCGGTGCCGAGGTCCTCGATCTTGACGGACTCGAGCTTGATGCCGAGGTCTTCGGTGATGGCCTTGCCGCCGGTCAGGATCGCGATGTCCTGGAGCATGGCCTTGCGGCGATCGCCGAAGCCCGGGGCCTTGACGGCAGCGACGTTCAGCGTGCCACGCAG
This region of Acidobacteriota bacterium genomic DNA includes:
- a CDS encoding Gfo/Idh/MocA family oxidoreductase, producing MAISRREFSKLGALGIAAHALSPFSFYGQSTQKKIGYCVIGLGRIADHHMRGIAQGSSSQVVALVSGHRDKAERIAAQYGVPKTSIYSYEELERIRDNKAIDAVIVCLPNSMHAEYTVRSAKTGKHVLCEKPMSVSVPEAEEMIAACKAANVKLMIAYRLHYEPINLKAIKLIRDGTLGRVEAISSVNGFNIARGEWRSTHALGGGGPLMDVGIYSLNAVRYLTGEEPDQFTAVASTPDHDGRFDGVEENLVWTMRLPSGTLASCATTYGASMPGMYKVFGSKGTLEVGSFNYQGLHLKATYKERPDAPAINIDETNQELDPMQFVRQIDHFSDCIAQNRTPNTPGEEGLRDMQYIRSIYRAAGIDFS
- a CDS encoding type II toxin-antitoxin system VapC family toxin — encoded protein: MTHVFWDTNLFIYLLDAHSQFRTPVSSLRQKMLVSGSDLVTSTMTLGEVMTGPRRHNHEPLAQQYKSAITQVATIVPLDERAADIYSSIRASHRVKPPDAIQLACAAAYGVELFVTNDEDLHKLRIPGIHFIVSIQTALQLIH
- the groL gene encoding chaperonin GroEL (60 kDa chaperone family; promotes refolding of misfolded polypeptides especially under stressful conditions; forms two stacked rings of heptamers to form a barrel-shaped 14mer; ends can be capped by GroES; misfolded proteins enter the barrel where they are refolded when GroES binds), with the protein product MAKQILHGEDSRQAILRGVNTLADAVKVTLGPKGRNVVIEKKFGSPTITKDGVTVAKEIELGNALENMGAQMVREVASKTSDVAGDGTTTATVLAQAIYREGVKTVAAGANPMALKRGIDKAVEAIIGKRDEHGVVQGGALSKLSKPVSGDMIAQVGTISANSDAQIGTIIAEAMKKVGKDGVITVEESRTMETQLDVVEGMQFDRGYLSPYFVTDAERMEAALENPYILIYEKKISSMKDLLPLLESIARTAKPLIIIAEDVDGEALATLVVNKLRGTLNVAAVKAPGFGDRRKAMLQDIAILTGGKAITEDLGIKLESVKIEDLGTAKRVTIDKDNTTIVDGGGKGAEIEGRVKEIRAQIDKTTSDYDREKLQERLAKLVGGVAVIKVGAATETEMKEKKARVEDAMHATRAAVEEGIVPGGGVALVRASSAVDEVIKGLEGDEKIGASIIRRAIEEPLRMIVSNAGEEGAVVIGKIHESKENNFGYNAGTGVYEDLVKAGVIDPTKVTRTALQNAASISGLMLTTEAMISEIPEKKEPAGGGHNHGGGMDGMY